The Sparus aurata chromosome 10, fSpaAur1.1, whole genome shotgun sequence genome includes the window aaaatacaaattttgaaatgtatatttttcccataactgaatacACTAATAAATAAGCTGTTTTGAATGGGAAAAAGGTCCACAGTAGATTGTTTGAggctaggaaggtggcagggtccgctacatataaacacagtaaaacagaatttGCGAGATCttgcaaaacctttgcgagatcccgcaaaaatgacatctttttttttttcacccatcatttttttttttcctccatgtcccttaaggggctccgtaTGAATGAACTTGCACTTGCCTTGTGGgttcagtgaaaaacaaacatttccaatCTTTCAACACCGCAGTAAAAATCAATGAAATGGTTTTTCCCGTAAAAAGCCACTTATGAAACGGGATGTTAAATATTAACAGGTCATTATtgaacaacataaaaacagccAGAGGGATAGTCAGAGTTCAGGTGACTGAGGGATCGTGAATCAACTTGGAAGATGCATTTAatctgtttttggtttgttttgctgCTCTGTGGCTTAACTTTGGCCCAAGAGGATGGTTATACtgttgaaacagaagaaaatatcGAAGCACAGTCATACCATGCTGACATGGATGATCTCCTGAGCGAGTTCGGTGCCATGACAGAAAAACTTAAGGTGATGGAAACCAGGCTGAAGGAGAGTGAAATGCAGATTCTGGAGCTGAGGAACAAAGGtaaaacaaaatctaaatgaattcttaaagggacactatgtagttttgataaaaaaaaattcaaactctCATCTATAAAATATatgaggtaaaaatacaaattttgaaatgtatatttttcccataactgaatacACTAATAAATAAGCTGTTTTGAATGGGAAAAAGGTCCACAGTAGATTGTTTGAggctaggaaggtggcagggtccgctacatataaacacagtaaaacagaattaAATGCGATGGTCCTTCcaaggtcagtttgtgtatttagttagTTTTGGTCCtataaatcagtaaaaaaaacatctttctcttgtgattaaaattccttcccaaaaactacatagcaTGCCTTTAATTATTTTGTGCATAATAAGTGAAAACAAGTCCCGACAACAAATACTATGATCAAAATATTTTGTTTCGCACAGAAAGAACCAAGGTGATATTCAGTGCAACGATTGGAACTGGAGGAGCATTTGGACCCTTCGACACAGACACAACTTTAATCTACAGAACGGTGATTACCAACATTGGTAATGCCTACAGTCAATCCACAGGTAACACTCACAGTCACCtacatgtgtctgtgttatTGAGACTTTTTACACAGAGTGTGAATCAAAAGTCAACTTAAACtttggttttaaatgtaaagcctcaggcAGATAGTAGACAACAATCCAGGTACCTTTTCAGTAGATGAGAGCATGATGGCTATGTTGAATGTAACTAAATATATTTACTCCAGTACtgcacttaagtacaattttagtttttccatttttatgctactttaaacatccattttggaggcaaatattgtactttttactccactacatttatttaataactttagtcactagttactttgcagatgtCATGCATGAGAGCCAAAgctataaatacatttcataaattgATTGGaaactcataaaaaaaaattctggttGAATGTTAGATTAAATAAAGGGGTCAACCAACTGTAGcctatacatattatatatttacttttaccTGTATTTGTattacttaagtacatttcttgccagaaaattacttttaacACTTAAGTACGTAAGTGTTAAAAGTAATCTGACACTTTAACTCGAGTACTATTGGTATTGTGAGGGAAATTCTCTGTCcctttattattttgatatgttATTCTTGCATATGAAACTTAACAAATAGTAATTTGTGTGTAGGGtgaatatttgtgtttgtgggcCTCCTGCATGGTTTCTGTCAAGTGACAGTTATATGTTGCAGAACATATACGGtataaagatttttaaaaaaacgtaaCTAAATAGAAACGTTTATGTGTTCTGACAATGGTTGATGTATGACACACTATTGAATCTACCTGTatgttaaatgtatatttatgcTAATTCTGATGTAGAGAAGTGGGAGTGTTATTCTAAGAGAGTCCGGATGTAACCTTGTGACTGCTGCAATtgtgtgtaatgttttttttttttgctattataaagGACGAGGAGAGACCGCCTCTCTTCAGTCATCATATATGCTCTACTGATGAGTGATTCTTGTTTGCAAGCAATGAATAACTTTTAGAAAAGAAATATTGTGTCGCACTTGGTGTTTTGAGCAACTCTCATCTGCACTTAACAAGTGACTAATTTTCAGTTGCCGTGACAGTATTGATGACATGAGTAACATTTTAACAgagtatctttacttttacacaGGTGTGACTTATGGGAACTTTTTAcacttgttttgaaaaaaaaaaaaaagatcagcaATTAACAACAAAACTTTTAGGGCAGACATCTAAATAAACTGTCTGATTTTAAACTCCATAGTCAACAGTTACATATGCTCACGCCTTAACCTTGACTTTCGATTCCTAACAAATTAAGCATgaataataacattttcaaaaaaccCTTTGACACACAATGTATCCTCCAAAAAAGCCTGACTAAACAGTGTACACAAAGTTAAACAATTGCCAAAAGGTAACACACAGTTCAAATgtagaaaaagtagaaaaaaggtaaatttattttgtatcatgtaattacataaagaaaaacactaaaGACTGCAGATGATTTGAGTTGTCAGTTCTAATTAAAATAAGATTAAATGTGACCAACACCCTGTTGTTCCCGCAGGTATCTTCGTTGCACCAGTTGCAGGTGTTTACTACTTTACCATGTTCTTtcatgctggaggagaacaCGAGGCAAAGCTATACCTGTACAAGAACAATGAACTCATGATTGTAACCCACGATCACAAATCAAAATCTGAGACAGCTGATAATGGAGGAAACGCAGtgttcctgcagctgcagcagggagACAGAGTGTACGTGAAACTGGCTGCATACTGTCATGTTTGGGGAAGCAATTATCATACAACTTTCAGCGGTTTCCTGGTTTCTCAAATGTAAAAGACTGAtgctctctttatttttttcactactGCTTGAAGATGAATGTAACGATCTGAGATCATTACATAAATGCATCTgttataattgtattttaaaagctgatgaaacaaaataatctgaaaatgGATCAGTTCTTTTTATGCAATGCTTCATTTAACTCCTCACATTGTAAAGTTAACATTTAAGTTGAAAACGATGAATTAAAGTATGTACAGTTGCTCCCACTAGATTGTTTACTTGTTGGGCTTATCACTTGTATGATAATGTTTTGTGTCTTCTACAAGGCTCTTTGGATTTCCAGGTTGTTAAAAGGTGCCTGTTATGACCCTAGAAGTCATAAATGTTTCtattgtttgtctctgtttcaATAACCCTCTGTGTGATTGAGAGTCTGATTGGTTGGATatgctctcctctgtcagcCAGACTGCCAGCATGTTTGATTGTGTACAAgatgtgtttttgaataaaaccaTTTAAGAACactttgctgctggtggtgctgggaGGATGGGAAaaggggagtctcattttcatgttgtgccAGGGTTTCCCCCTAGACCCTGGGAGTAACACTGCCCTACTGATGAATTGCCCTGTAAGATTTGAATAAACGTTTTCAACCTTTGAGCCCAACAGTAAAGATTGATGAAAGTGATTTTGGCAGTAAATGTATTAGTATTGCCTCATTGCTTTTCCACTGAACTTAGATGAAAGAGCTGAATAACAGATACTTTACAATGAGACAATAAGCCACGTGTCCAATGACatgttaaataataaaagatcatgaccaaacaacagaacagcagaGATAACCATTTTATGGTTTGTTTTGATGCATATCATCTTGATTCTGACCCAGACTAGCATGATAAATTTAACTTACTCACACTGTAAAGTTGAAAATTTGgttgaaaacaatgaaataaagaagATAAAGTTGCTCCCATAATATTGCTTGAGTGTTCAGTTTTCTTCAATTGTGCTGTACAGATTAACTCataaaatctgtgaaaaactgCCATattggggcgccgtttagctcacttggtagagcgggcgtcccatgtgcacagaggctttgtcctcgctgcggcGGTCTCAGGTTTGAGTCCCAGCCTGGACGCCCTTTGccgcgtgtcactccccctctctctcatcctgtttcctatcatatcttcagctgtactatcaataaagccgataaaaggccaaaaaaatattgaaaaaaaaaaactgcaatgttTAACCTTTGAACCCTGCAGTAAAGGCTGATAAAAAATGGTTTCTCGTAATGAATGATTATTTCCTCATTGCTCCTCGAGTTGAAAATTAACAGGtcctcattaaaaacattataacaGCAGTTTCACCactttttggtttgttttgctgttttgtggCTTGGTTCTGGCCCAGGATGATGGTAACACTGCTGGAACAGAAGAAAATGCTGGATTGCATTCATGCTTTCCTGACATGTGTGATCTCCTGAAAGAGTTTAGTGCCATGACAGAAAAACTTAAAGCTATGGAGACCAGGCTGAAGGAGAGTGAAAACCAGATAACTGATCTTAAGAATAAAGGTAACGTTAAAGACTTAAAGATTTTATTGGAGAGTTCATTAAGCTTTTTTGTGCATTATTATAGAATAAttattaaatgaaacaaaaaagaagtgTAAACTAAAAGATAAATGATGAAAGTATTGCAATCAAGCATTACATAGAAACAACTGACACACTCTGAAAGTATTTTATAAAGTGATGatccaaatgtttttgttttacacagaAAGAATTAAGGTGATATTCAGTGCAGCAAAAGGAGACGGAAACATAGACATTGGACCCTTCAACACTGCAAAAACTCTGATCTACAGAAGGGTGATCACCAACATTGGTGATGCCTACAATCGATTCACAGGTAAACAGTTGTTCACTTCTGCATCAAGTGTTAATGAATACAGGCAGGTATGAAAGACAATTTCTTCCAATGTGATAAAAAAGGAAGATCCTCCGAGTCCTTATAATGAGAAACCTTCTCAAAATCATGacaaattatttattaatttatttattttaaaaagaaaagaaaaaaaaaaagacctcagGCATGctttctcaaaataatgactccGTTTTTCAAAATGATGATTTGTGAATGATAGACAGATTCTTTTTAATTCTTCagggatttttttaaatcagttattTGGTTGTAGAATGCCAAAGACTGCTGATGATTTGTGAAATTAGTTCGCAGTTTTATAAtcataagaagaagaagaaaaaaatatgaccaACCTCCTGTTGTTTCCACAGGTATATTTGTTGCACCTGTTGCAGGTGTTTATTACTTTTCCATCTTCTATCATGCCGGAGGACGATATCCCGCATCTTTAGCAATCTACAAGAACGATCAAGTCACGGTCATGACAGGTCATAACCCGTCAAAATCAGCTATTAATGGAGGAAACGCAGtgttcctgcagctgcagcgtgGAGACCAAGTGTTTGTGCGCCTGGTTAGAAACACGTATGTTTGGGGATCCCTCTACCATACAACCTTCAGCGGGTTTTTGGTCACTCAAATGTGACATTCAGCACACTGTATATCAACTCATTCCTGCTAAATCTATAGTATTGTGGATAAAAGTATCGGTACTGAGCAAGGATTTCAACTTTCAACTTTGCAATGATATTCAGCCCTCAGATGTTGAAGTCTGTAGTTAGTTGAGCTCATTCATGATCTCCAGAAGATTAACCCACTCCTCCACTTGTCTGACGCCAAGCTTTCAAAAAGACGCTGTATCTCATAATCTGTTGGTTTTCCTGAAATGTGCCGCAGACAATTGACTGGCCAAGATGTTAAACACTGTTGATGTTTATGATCACTCTTTTCTGTGACATTACTCTCcaaataaacatttacacatCCATAATCTTCAGTATGGTGTTGTAGTGTGAAGCTGATTTTAGAGCAGAAAGATGTTAAGAAGCTTGATACTGGGTAAGTTGTTTCATAGATGTTATTATTCAgttgtgtgtgatgatgatgatgatgatgatgatggtcagtaacaacaacaaatgtgatgtcaaacattgttttatttcatcataAAGGCAAAAGCAGCAAACAGAGACACTTGTGATAAACTGCAGGATGTGTAATCTTGCTTGATATAACATGATGTCATGATAGAAACATGTGAACCACAAAGTATGTTTAACAGTAGGAGACAATTTCTCATCACACATTTAATAAACAGGAACAGCATGCTGCCAACTCAACATAACGTTTGTAGCATTCAGActgacacagaagaagaaacatcagTTATTCTTCACATGATGAACTTTTTTACAGGTGGTGataaaacaaactgagaaaacaGCCACTGTAGAAGCAGAAGTGATTAAAACTCGTCCAAATATTATCTATACACCACTAGAAACTACTTGTAATGACACTTGTCTTAAGATCGATGGAAATATTATTAATTAGATTTCTAACAAGTTTCAGTGGGAAATGTGAACAATAAAATCTCATGaaagataaaaatgaaacttgAGAACAATTTAAGAAAAACACCTCAAAGAAAATCTGATTGTTTTACAAACAAGAATGTCCCTTttagaataaaaatgtgtgaactgATCAAGTGACTGTGAGGATGAGAAAGTGGTCGTTTCTAGCATGCAGCTGTTCTGAGCGGAGATCTCATCAACTCAATTCACAGcaccaaacaacacacacaaaagttaTTACgtacttttttaaatttgccaTTTGTAAATTTACTTTGGCTTCAAGTTGTAACATGtaagaatcgctgtgtgtatgGCTGTGATCGTTGCTCTAACAAGGAATTTCAAGGGCAGGGGTGAATGTGACGGTGATCAGAGGGATGATGTTCATCTCGTGttgaatgaaataaacaaatgagaGTTTTGGAGCTTGTTAACTTGCTGTTCAAAGTCATTCCTGTTCAGGACTTTGTGCAGTCGCCATTTACAGCCTGGACTCACACCGCCTCTACCGGTTAGATATTCTTCAGTCGGATAACTTCTACCTCGGTTTGTACAATATCTTCACTCAGCCGACTGTCACAAGGCTGAATGCAAATCTCTTTGCATGAAGCAAACTTCTCCACGCTTTTAATATTATGGATATTAAAGTGTTACACAGCTGAGGTGTCTCACTgcatacactctctctctctctctctctctctctcacacacacacacacacacaccacgtcATTAATTGACGTCTGTAAACAAGTTACTGTCAGTGTTTAATTTGCGAGTCGACTTAAAACACGagagagaaaatcagcaaatgtCCGCCATTTTTTGTTTGCCTCAGCTGTGTCAGAATGGCAGTTAGAATGAATTAATAAAGAGCAGAAATGAATCGGTGACACAGAGAAATAATTCCAATGTGTGTTAAGTGGCACTGAGGAGAAACTAGTTCTGCCACATCAGTCCGTTTAAAGGACAGGAAACATCCTCAATGACTTTATGTCATTATTTGGATTTTattgaactgttgttttgtgtttctcatgtatttattttcattaagtCACATTGTTGTTCCTCCATATATGAGGTATCATGAGTAAGACTTGATCAGGTTCCCCTGATATTAGACTTACAGATGATATGAATCAGCAGGTCTAATCAAACAATCAAGCGGCTTTATTTTCATCTTCAGTGTGAACACctttaaacatcatttatttccagtgtgtgttatttTATAACTATTGTATTGTGTCTCTGTTTGAcatcatgtttttgtcttttattgtgaaacaacTCCTGTTTCAGTGAATGAGTGCCCTTTCATGGAGAGCTGCTGTGTAGCTGTCAGGCTTCTGTTGATCAAACCAAATGTAAATGCTAAGATAGACGTGTCAGCCAGGGCTTCTAGTAAGATAATGCAGAGATACTGCACACCATCACCTGCACGTGCAATAAActactgcagagctgcagctcatcTAGTTCCTACAACAAATACAGACAAAGACTGAAACACAATATAAAGTCAGAAACCTGCAGGTATTATTCAGtggtctgatgatgatgatgatggtcaGTAACAACAAATGTGACGTCaaactctgttttattttatcattaaaggaaaaaacagcaacTCAGAGACACATGTAGAGAAACATGTGAATCACAAAATGAGTTTGttaatatacattttcttaTCACTCATtagggcggctgtagctcagtgggtagagctgctggactagtgatcggaaaggtcactggttcgaatcccggctcccctggggtggaacGGAGCTACATgctgaagtatccttgagcaagatactaaaccccaaaattgctcttGATGCGCAGTTGGcacctgtgtggcagccactgccatcagcaagggtcctgcaatgagctggcaactTGTTCAGGGTGTGCCCAGGCCTTCGCCcacagtcactggatttggccccagtaacctcCCCTGAAAAAGGGGGGATAAAACATCTCTGCGACCCTtgcggaaaagaaaacagaacaggaACAACATTTGAAGTTcaaatttgattttaatgtttcaaagcaGCTTTAAGGAAACAATTTGATTGCATAGAAAGCAAAACAAGCAGGATTACAATAAagtttcaaacaaacattttgagctAAGCGTACATGTTTTAACAAGGCTGTAAATTAGCTAttaggttaaaggtgcaatacgtaagaatgGGCTCCTTGAATTCATACGACtaacaaatagagggcagcatatcaccagacaAAATGCTAACTGCTACTGACTGTGTTCTTCTTAAACAGTCATGACTGTAGctactagcatgctaacttcagtggatatctcttcaacacaacaaacacatttttgacacaATGTCCcacatatttcacctttaaaatgGAAACCTCACCACAGTAGATAATGTTTAATACAGGACTACTGACATTGTATAAAGAGAAATAGTACCTTAATTCATAGTTGTCTCTTCATGCCATGTGTAGAACAAAACATCTGACAGAATGATGTGGAAGCAGGTTTAAGGTGTATCTGACAGAATGTGTGGCTGAAGAACAAGATCAATATTCTTTATATTCTTATAAGCagaaatcatttaatcatttagcTCAGCTTGACTGAAACTTTAAACGTC containing:
- the LOC115589581 gene encoding uncharacterized protein LOC115589581 isoform X1, translated to MHLICFWFVLLLCSLTLAQEDGYTVETEENIEAQSYHADMDDLLSEFGAMTEKLKVMETRLKESEMQILELRNKEDGYTVETEENIEAQSYHADMDDLLSEFGAMTEKLKVMETRLKESEMQILELRNKERTKVIFSATIGTGGAFGPFDTDTTLIYRTVITNIGNAYSQSTGIFVAPVAGVYYFTMFFHAGGEHEAKLYLYKNNELMIVTHDHKSKSETADNGGNAVFLQLQQGDRVYVKLAAYCHVWGSNYHTTFSGFLVSQM
- the LOC115589581 gene encoding complement C1q-like protein 3 isoform X2; translation: MHLICFWFVLLLCSLTLAQEDGYTVETEENIEAQSYHADMDDLLSEFGAMTEKLKVMETRLKESEMQILELRNKERTKVIFSATIGTGGAFGPFDTDTTLIYRTVITNIGNAYSQSTGIFVAPVAGVYYFTMFFHAGGEHEAKLYLYKNNELMIVTHDHKSKSETADNGGNAVFLQLQQGDRVYVKLAAYCHVWGSNYHTTFSGFLVSQM
- the LOC115589596 gene encoding complement C1q tumor necrosis factor-related protein 6-like, translating into MCDLLKEFSAMTEKLKAMETRLKESENQITDLKNKERIKVIFSAAKGDGNIDIGPFNTAKTLIYRRVITNIGDAYNRFTGIFVAPVAGVYYFSIFYHAGGRYPASLAIYKNDQVTVMTGHNPSKSAINGGNAVFLQLQRGDQVFVRLVRNTYVWGSLYHTTFSGFLVTQM